DNA from Vulpes vulpes isolate BD-2025 chromosome 9, VulVul3, whole genome shotgun sequence:
ACCCGGGGCCGCCTCACGGCTCCCCCGCGCTGCCCCTCCCTGCAGCACTACAGCAAGGACAAGGGAGCCATCTGCACGAAGCTGGTGAAGCCCAAGAGGAAGCAGGGCACCAGGTCCGCAGAGGAGGAGCTGGCCAAAGGTGCGGGTCCGCCCCCCACTGGGCCCCGGTGCCTGGCACTGTGAGCGGAAGGCGGGGGGCAGCCCCCGGGCCGGGCAGGGGCGCCCACAGATACCCATCAGCCCGAGGGAGCGCATCCCCACGCCTGCGGCTGCTGGCACATGCCCGTCATCCGCCAGTCGCCTGGGCCACGGGCCGCCTCAGCCCCGGCCATCAGACCACCTCCTCCCTGGGGGGCACTCCCCTTCCACCCGACCCCTGCTTCGGTGCCCCCCGAGGGGACGTTCTACGGTGAAAATCCACCCTGCCTTCTAGAACCTTCCCTCGTGGCCCAGCCATCTTTCTTGGTTCATGTGCAAGGCCCGTCCACGGCCACTGCCCTTGACCCTTGAACCCGGTGGTCCTGGCTGCCTCCTTGGAAGCACGTCTCTCCCGTCTCTCCCGTGTTGGGGTCGGGCCCGAGGGGAGGCTGGTGTCCCGGTGACTGATTGCAACTAAGGCTCGAGATGTGGAGGGGGCGctttggggaggaaggggaagcgGCCCGTGGAACCTACTagaggagagaggctgggagAACACGGGTACGTCTGAGGCATGGGTCAGGGAGGCTGGACCACAGATGACCACGTAGAGCATGGGAAGATTCCGGAACCTTTGTCGGAAGACTCCAGAAGCGTTAGTCTCCCTGTTTGCTGTTTTGCTGTGTCGGGGTGGCCAGAGCAAAGGACTGTAAAGGGAGGAGCCCCTGGGGTACGTGGAGGGCCGCGGTCCCCAGGTAGAGAGGGGCGGCCCTGACGGGGCTGCCAGCACGCCCCGGGCCGGGTGGGCGCtcctggggagcagggctggggccttACCCTCCCCAAGCCCCTTTCCTCGGGCCCTGAGGCTCACGGGCTCTGCTGCTCTCCAGCCCTGGACGGGGTGTCCCGGACTAGCCCTTGGGCCACCGCCAGGAGCAGCAGCCACCCGAACGGGGCGGGGGGACACCACCCGGCCCCTCGCTGTGGGGGGCCGTTCCCCTCTGAGCCCGTCCCCACCCCACAGCCGGCTGGTTACTGAACCTGCAGCATCTGACGCTGGGCGCGCGGATAGGAGAGGGTGAGTTTGGAGGTGAGTGGAGGCCCGGGtcgggggctgcggggggtgcGCTCAGGTTTAGGGGTGGATTAATCCACCCCGTGTCACCACCTGCTCCGGGAGGGGGGCTGGCGTCCGCTCGGGGCCGTGGGGTGCCTGCATGCTTCCGGGCCCCGCGCCTGGAAGAACACTCCCGGAGACTGTTCTGGAAGGCTCTGGGGCTTGGAGCGGGGCCTGAGCGCCACGGCCTGTGTCATGTGTGTCCAGCTCTGCCTCTGTGGCGGGAAATGAACGGGCGCGGCCACGTGccgataaaactttatttctggaCGCTGAAATGTGAACTTTgtgtaaattttcatttgttgCAAGTATtagtcttcttttgattttttttctcaaacatttaaaaatgcaaaacccGCTCAGAACTTAGGGGCCCCGCTGTCCGGGGCGGCTCTGCCCAGGGCTGCAGTTTGCAGACCTCGCCCCGGTGATTCTCTGAGCAGCGCGGGGGCTGAGGGGCTCCCCACTGCTGCGTCGGTGTACGCGGGGTCGGGGCAGCGGGTATTTCCATCTGTCTGtccccacgccccgcccccccagcggTCCTCCAGGGCGAGTACTTGGGGCAGAAGGTGGCCGTGAAGAACATTAAGTGCGATGTGACGGCCCAGGCCTTCCTGGACGAGACGGCGGTCATGACGTGAGTCCGGGGGTCGCGGGGTGGGTGGCGGGCGTCCCGGGGTAGGGGTCCCAGCCGCGCCCTCACAGCACGCCTGCCGGCCCCCCAGGAAGATGCAGCATAAGAACCTGGTGCGTCTGCTGGGCGTCATCCTGCACCAGGGGCTCTACATCGTCATGGAGCACGTGagcaaggtgggggtggggcctgaggtGCCATCAGGGTTTGGGGGGCCGCAGAGTGGCTTGAGGCCCCCAGACCCACTTCCCTTCCCCACAGGGCAACCTGGTGAACTTTCTGCGGACACGAGGCCGGGCCCTTGTGAGCACCTCCCAACTCCTGCAGTTTTCCCTGTGAGTGGGGTTCCCAGGGGCGCGGGGACGGGGGCCCTCCCAGGTCAGGGGGAGACTGGGGCACGGAGCGGGGCCGGCCTGGCCTGGGGCGTTGGCAGCGTCGCACCACCGCCGCAGGCACGTCGCTGAGGGCATGGAGTACCTGGAGAGCAAGAAGCTGGTGCATCGAGACCTTGCCGCGCGCAACATCCTCGTTTCCGAGGACCTGGTGGCCAAGGTCAGTGACTTCGGTCTGGCCAAAGCCGAGCGGAAGGGGCTGGACTCAAGCCGGCTGCCGGTCAAGTGGACGGCACCCGAGGCTCTCAAACACGGGGTGAGCGCCCCTCCGCCCCCGGGACCCCTGAAGCCCCAGTTCTGCCCACTGTGTGACCCTGAGTCTGGCCTCTTGCTTGTGGGACCCTCTGGGCCTCCGTCTCCCCGTTTCTGAAACAGACGGGCTCCATGCCAGGCCAAGAATAACAAGGacacccccccaaccccgcaCGCAGTCCGAGTCCCCTGGGCAGGGGACTGGTGCACAAGCCCCTCAGGGCCCTCCTCACCCCAATCCTGGGCCCCACAGAAGTTCTCCAGCAAGTCGGATGTCTGGAGTTTCGGGGTGCTTCTGTGGGAGGTGTTCTCATACGGCCGGGCTCCATACCCCAAGATGGTGAGTGGGGTGTCGGGGAGGCGCCGGGTGCCCCACAGGTCTGGCCGCCGAGGCCCTGACCCCCGCCATGCCGGTGTGCCCTCTGCCCACAGTCGCTGAAGGAGGTGTCCGAGGCCGTGGAGAAGGGGTACCGCATGGAGCCCCCCGAGGGCTGCCCGGGCCCCATCCATGCCCTCATGGGCAGCTGCTGGGAGGCTGAGCCTGCCCGCCGGCCGCCCTTCCGAAAACTGGCAGAGAAGCTGGCCCGGGAGCTGCGCAGCGTGGGGGCCCCGGCCCCGGTGGGGGGCCAGGACACGGACAGTTCCCCCTTGCCGCGCGGCCAGGAGCCCTGACCCTGCCCGGGGGCCGCAGGCCCcagaggagagagcagagggcaCGGGGCGGGTGCAGGGCGGGCGCGGGGCCAGGCCTCGGGAGGGTCAGGGCTGGGGACCCGCCCACATGGGGCTCCGGGCAGCCCGTGGGCACCCCACACCCAGGGAGGCCCGGGGCAGCGCCTCCATAAAGACTGGTTCCAAGGACTGTGGGTGTCTGCGTCTCTCTACAACCCTTGGCGTCCTTCACCCCAGGGGTTAACCCCAGGGGACCCCCATCACTCGGCCCGGGGCCGATCAGTCCCCCAGCCGGGGCCTTGCAGCCGCCGTGGGCACACAGGTGCGCAGGGATGGAGCCCCCGGCCAGGACCACAGCCCCCCCACAGGCCTGCTGTCACCTGTGGTTCCCGCCGTCGTACCCTCGGGAGGTCCAGGCTccagcacccccgcccctgccccccagggtgGGCCTgtgggagcctggggagcctCTGCCCCGCGGTGGCCTGCCAGGGGGTGCTCAGTACCACCCAGTGACTCGGGGGGAGGTGGGGGTCGGGCTGAGGAGcaccggccccgccccccgtctACACCCACTCGGGGGCTGGGGCCTAGGCCTGCACCCCCGGGTCTGAGTCTGACTCACCCTCTGCTCTGTGGCCCTGACCCCGACCTGTGGCAACCAGCCATCCCCAATGAATAGCATTTTGGGGATGGGGGACACATGGGGGTCAGTcccccccctgcaccccagcaTCCTCGGGGTTGGGGTAGGGACCTGAAGGCTCACCCCAGCGATCCAGCGCACACAGCTGGTGCTCAGTGTACcacatcacccccaccccctgatgTTCCCAGGGGTTCCCTCATCCCAGGAACCCCCCACGCCGGAAGGGGCCCCACCCCACAGCACACCCTCCCACGGTGGCTGACCCGCCTGCGCCTGACACAGCCTCAGCCAgcgactttcccaaggtcacactgaCCTCCTGCAGTGCCCCCCTGAAGTCCTGCCCCCCTCTGGGTTCAGTTTCCCCACTAGCCCCTTCCGGGTGGAGGGATAGGAGGCTGAGAGTGGCCTGACCCCCAGCTAATCCAGCTGGAGGGGACACcgggccccgccccaccccgcccctaaTCCGGTCCTCTAAGCTGACACAGCGTCTGCACCCTCAGCCGCACCCGCTAAGCCAGCAAAGCCCCTGCGCCTAACGCCCGATCCTCCTGCAGCCTCTTAACCTCCCCGGGCCAATTAGCTAATTGGGGCCTGAGAACAGAGCAGCTCGTTAGCAAGGAAGCAATTAGGGAATCAGggagcctcccccgccccccaccccaggcctcgtGCCCCTGGCCCCCGAGCCCCCCTCACCGACGGGGCAGGTCCCAGGGAGCCTCGGGGAGCACCTGCGGCCCTCCCGCCCGGGGCAGGGTGTCCTCCAGGGCCTCCTTGCCTGCACCCCCCCAGCCGGACCCACAGCTGGTTCTGCATCCTGGCCGTGCAAGGCCGTGGACCCCCTCCTGGGCCCGCCACCCCACCGGGTGTGCGGGTGCACGGGGCGCTGCTCCCTCCCGCGGGCCCCTCCCTTCGAAGCCTCCGTTAGGGCAGGTGCCTTCTCCCCGCCCCACTTGCTCCCTGGCAggtgccctctccccaccccactagCTCCCTGGCAGGTGCCCTCTCCCCGCCCCACTTGCTCCCTGGCAGGTGCCCTCTCCCCGCCCCACTTGCTCCCTGGCAGGTGCCCTCTCCCCGCCCCACTTGCTCCCTGGTCCGTGCTCGGCCTCCAGGGCCTCCTGCCTCGCGCCAGACACCGTCTCCCTCCTGTCCTCCATGTCACTAAATCCATCAGACATTTTCTtggccccccccaggcccccacctctcctctcccctccccctgggccccaggctctTTTGGGGGGAGTAAATCAGGCTCAGGGGCTTCCATGGAACCTGCTCAGCCTCTGGAACAATCCTGTCATCCACTTGTCCCCAAAACAGAGGCCTGGGTATCAccagctcctccctcttccccgaACTTTCTCCCCGGGGGtgttcccctgccccccatccccccacttccATCCCCACAGCCCTCACCCTGCTCAGGCCCCAGCTTCCTCCTGGCCTCCCATCTTGCCCACAATACATACTCACCCAAAATGCCATCTGACTGCGTCCCTTCCCTGCTCCACGACCTCCCATGGCTCCCCAGtaccctccccttccaccccgtTGTGTCCACAGTCTTAGCCTCCTGCTCCATCCCCCATTCCAAGGCCTTTCTCTACAACAGCCCACCCTCtgttcccccttccctcccctgcttgcGTTTCCTCGCTAGCCTGTGACCCCCTGACCCGCTCTGCATCTTATTTGCTGGTTGTCTACCTCCCCTACTAGGATGTCAGCTCCAagtctgtgtgtgttgtgttcACCGCTGTGAACAGTTCCTGGTGTACAGCGCGTGCTCAAGAATGTCCACTGAAATCAGAGTGAACTTCTATTCATTCCTCAAAACCCAGCGACAATGCCCCCTACTCCCTGGTCAGCTCACTGTCCGGGGCCGACGGGAACGGCCCCCCAGCACCTGTGTGGCTGAGAGCACCTCTCTGGCCCCAGCTGATAAAACCAGTAGCAGTGGACACTCCCCGAGCACGCCCTGTACGCAGTCACGGCGCCCGCTCCCTCATCCCCCCTTGCCCCGTGGGAGCCCATCAGGTAGGTCCCAGGGaagccgaggcccaga
Protein-coding regions in this window:
- the MATK gene encoding megakaryocyte-associated tyrosine-protein kinase isoform X3, whose translation is MPTRRWAPGTQCITKCEHTRPKPGELAFRKGDVVTILEACESKSWYRAKHHASGQEGLLAAGALREREALSADPKLSLMPWFHGKISGQEAVQQLQPPEDGLFLVRESARHPGDYVLCVSFGRDVIHYRVLHRDGHLTIDEAVCFCNLMDMVEHYSKDKGAICTKLVKPKRKQGTRSAEEELAKAGWLLNLQHLTLGARIGEGEFGAVLQGEYLGQKVAVKNIKCDVTAQAFLDETAVMTKMQHKNLVRLLGVILHQGLYIVMEHVSKGNLVNFLRTRGRALVSTSQLLQFSLHVAEGMEYLESKKLVHRDLAARNILVSEDLVAKVSDFGLAKAERKGLDSSRLPVKWTAPEALKHGKFSSKSDVWSFGVLLWEVFSYGRAPYPKMSLKEVSEAVEKGYRMEPPEGCPGPIHALMGSCWEAEPARRPPFRKLAEKLARELRSVGAPAPVGGQDTDSSPLPRGQEP
- the MATK gene encoding megakaryocyte-associated tyrosine-protein kinase isoform X2 — encoded protein: MRVSPHFLRAWHPTRISARMPTRRWAPGTQCITKCEHTRPKPGELAFRKGDVVTILEACESKSWYRAKHHASGQEGLLAAGALREREALSADPKLSLMPWFHGKISGQEAVQQLQPPEDGLFLVRESARHPGDYVLCVSFGRDVIHYRVLHRDGHLTIDEAVCFCNLMDMVEHYSKDKGAICTKLVKPKRKQGTRSAEEELAKAGWLLNLQHLTLGARIGEGEFGAVLQGEYLGQKVAVKNIKCDVTAQAFLDETAVMTKMQHKNLVRLLGVILHQGLYIVMEHGNLVNFLRTRGRALVSTSQLLQFSLHVAEGMEYLESKKLVHRDLAARNILVSEDLVAKVSDFGLAKAERKGLDSSRLPVKWTAPEALKHGKFSSKSDVWSFGVLLWEVFSYGRAPYPKMSLKEVSEAVEKGYRMEPPEGCPGPIHALMGSCWEAEPARRPPFRKLAEKLARELRSVGAPAPVGGQDTDSSPLPRGQEP
- the MATK gene encoding megakaryocyte-associated tyrosine-protein kinase isoform X1, coding for MRVSPHFLRAWHPTRISARMPTRRWAPGTQCITKCEHTRPKPGELAFRKGDVVTILEACESKSWYRAKHHASGQEGLLAAGALREREALSADPKLSLMPWFHGKISGQEAVQQLQPPEDGLFLVRESARHPGDYVLCVSFGRDVIHYRVLHRDGHLTIDEAVCFCNLMDMVEHYSKDKGAICTKLVKPKRKQGTRSAEEELAKAGWLLNLQHLTLGARIGEGEFGAVLQGEYLGQKVAVKNIKCDVTAQAFLDETAVMTKMQHKNLVRLLGVILHQGLYIVMEHVSKGNLVNFLRTRGRALVSTSQLLQFSLHVAEGMEYLESKKLVHRDLAARNILVSEDLVAKVSDFGLAKAERKGLDSSRLPVKWTAPEALKHGKFSSKSDVWSFGVLLWEVFSYGRAPYPKMSLKEVSEAVEKGYRMEPPEGCPGPIHALMGSCWEAEPARRPPFRKLAEKLARELRSVGAPAPVGGQDTDSSPLPRGQEP